The proteins below are encoded in one region of Deinococcus detaillensis:
- a CDS encoding superoxide dismutase: MTYTLPPLPYAYDALEPYIDTRTMEIHHDKHHQAYVDNANKALEGSEMANLPVEELITKLDQVPADKKTALRNNAGGHANHSLFWTVLGKSGTQPSRELAQAINDAFGSMDAFKEKLEDAAKTRFGSGWAWLVVQGGKLAVVSTANQDSPLMGEAVAGVSGTPILGVDVWEHAYYLNYQNKRPDYLKAFWSVVNWDEVSRRFAEVKS, encoded by the coding sequence ATGACCTATACCCTTCCCCCCCTGCCTTACGCTTACGACGCGCTGGAACCCTACATTGACACCCGCACCATGGAGATTCACCACGATAAGCACCACCAAGCCTACGTGGACAACGCCAACAAAGCCCTCGAAGGCAGCGAGATGGCTAACTTGCCTGTGGAAGAACTGATCACCAAGCTCGATCAGGTGCCCGCCGACAAAAAGACTGCCCTGCGCAACAACGCGGGCGGCCACGCCAACCACAGCCTCTTCTGGACGGTCTTGGGCAAGTCAGGCACGCAGCCCAGCCGCGAACTCGCCCAGGCCATCAACGACGCTTTCGGCTCGATGGACGCCTTCAAGGAAAAACTTGAAGACGCTGCCAAGACCCGCTTCGGCTCCGGCTGGGCCTGGCTGGTCGTGCAGGGCGGCAAATTGGCCGTCGTCAGCACTGCCAACCAAGACAGCCCTTTGATGGGCGAGGCGGTGGCAGGCGTTTCCGGCACACCTATCTTGGGCGTAGACGTCTGGGAGCACGCTTACTACCTGAACTACCAAAACAAGCGCCCCGATTACCTCAAAGCCTTCTGGAGCGTCGTGAACTGGGACGAAGTCTCGCGCCGCTTTGCGGAAGTCAAGTCGTAA
- a CDS encoding RluA family pseudouridine synthase: MSADPLTFTAVAGRLDAALSELSGVSRSQVAQLIASGQVLVDGQLAAKSSVKLRGGETLSLTLPPPRSAHVLPEDVILEVLYEDDALIALNKPAGMTTHPAPGVTSGTLVNALLGRMKLPEQDDFDTEGGYRPGIVHRLDKDTSGVIVVAKTVAAHAALSESFKARETQKVYLAIVAGQWKAERVAEVDAPIGRHLIERQHMTVGGSNSRDAQTRFVPLAQHPDGHGRTLALVRCEPRTGRTHQLRVHLAHLGSPIVGDKVYGRASEVIGRQALHAWQLTIPHPTTGEELHLTAPPPEDLLSAWVALGGALPSALAN, from the coding sequence ATGTCTGCTGACCCCCTTACCTTTACTGCCGTCGCCGGACGCCTCGACGCGGCGCTTTCCGAGCTGTCGGGCGTGTCCCGCTCGCAGGTGGCTCAACTCATCGCCTCAGGGCAAGTGCTGGTGGACGGCCAGCTCGCCGCCAAATCCAGCGTCAAGCTGCGCGGCGGCGAAACCCTGTCGCTGACCTTGCCGCCGCCGCGCAGCGCCCACGTCCTGCCGGAAGACGTGATTCTTGAAGTGCTCTATGAAGACGACGCCCTGATCGCCCTCAACAAGCCTGCCGGGATGACCACCCATCCGGCTCCCGGCGTCACGTCCGGCACCTTGGTCAATGCCCTCCTGGGCCGCATGAAGTTGCCGGAGCAAGACGACTTTGATACCGAAGGCGGCTACCGCCCCGGCATCGTCCACCGCCTCGACAAAGACACCAGCGGCGTGATCGTGGTGGCCAAGACGGTGGCGGCCCACGCCGCGCTCTCGGAGAGCTTCAAGGCCCGCGAAACCCAGAAGGTGTATTTGGCGATTGTGGCGGGCCAGTGGAAAGCCGAGCGGGTCGCCGAAGTGGACGCTCCAATTGGACGCCACCTGATCGAGCGCCAGCACATGACGGTGGGCGGCAGCAACTCGCGCGACGCCCAGACCCGTTTCGTGCCGCTCGCCCAGCACCCAGACGGACACGGCCGCACGCTGGCCCTGGTGCGCTGTGAGCCGCGTACCGGACGCACCCACCAATTGCGCGTCCATCTAGCTCACCTCGGCAGCCCGATTGTGGGCGACAAGGTGTATGGCCGCGCCAGCGAAGTGATCGGACGGCAGGCCCTCCACGCTTGGCAACTGACCATTCCACATCCCACCACCGGCGAAGAGCTGCACCTCACCGCGCCGCCGCCGGAAGACTTGCTGAGCGCTTGGGTGGCGCTGGGCGGCGCTTTGCCGAGCGCACTGGCAAACTGA
- a CDS encoding DUF4142 domain-containing protein — MKKILILSVLIATVTSAQAASMLSHTDTNFLNKAVMGNMFEIQASQLALTMAKAPADQTFAKQMISDHTKLGSDVQAAVAKVDASMMLPSSVSKAQQRMLNKLKKSGKNFDKLYKADMLSSHAKTITLFANYTASRHANPTIKAAAMNALPTIKTHHDEAKTLPKM, encoded by the coding sequence ATGAAAAAGATTCTGATTCTCAGTGTTTTAATTGCCACCGTAACTTCTGCACAGGCCGCTTCCATGCTTTCTCACACCGACACCAATTTTTTAAACAAAGCGGTTATGGGCAATATGTTTGAGATTCAGGCCTCACAATTGGCTCTGACCATGGCCAAAGCTCCTGCCGATCAGACCTTCGCCAAGCAAATGATCAGTGACCACACCAAACTCGGCAGCGACGTTCAAGCGGCAGTCGCCAAAGTTGACGCCAGCATGATGTTGCCGAGCAGCGTATCCAAAGCCCAGCAGAGAATGCTGAACAAGTTGAAGAAATCGGGCAAGAATTTTGACAAGCTCTACAAAGCCGATATGCTCAGCAGCCACGCCAAGACCATCACTCTGTTTGCAAACTACACCGCGTCACGCCACGCCAATCCCACCATTAAAGCGGCCGCGATGAACGCTTTGCCGACCATCAAAACGCACCATGATGAAGCCAAGACACTGCCCAAAATGTAA
- a CDS encoding GNAT family N-acetyltransferase, translating to MIRSLQSSDGPDVVSLLSWMDGAPEREVFAPDARTPDDLALENSGKTCLVTADDLGSVTAFAALSPFQDGLLLEGPLSETPGNLPRLLGAALKHSDNQSVYAFAARDNVAVRGALEAAAFLPMHSTDFYRLSRGQLGAAAALTDGLTLDHSADTQTYRALYRAAEDTWSERLHWSEAQLLTHLHSPDVQISVLRRGGKALGFAETELDGDLARMTYLAVHPAERGQGHGKTLLMHAAKRAFERPEVRAVQVRAHDHEGPARTLYTRAGFLHSRSVVTYLLEPEGEEA from the coding sequence ATGATTCGCAGCTTGCAGTCCAGCGACGGCCCAGATGTGGTGAGCTTACTTTCTTGGATGGACGGCGCTCCAGAGCGCGAAGTCTTCGCTCCAGACGCCCGCACGCCCGACGATTTGGCGCTTGAGAACAGCGGCAAAACCTGTTTGGTGACCGCCGACGACCTCGGCAGCGTCACGGCGTTCGCGGCGCTGTCGCCGTTTCAAGACGGCCTCTTGCTCGAAGGCCCGCTTTCAGAAACGCCGGGCAATTTGCCCCGCTTGCTCGGCGCGGCTCTCAAACACAGCGACAACCAAAGCGTGTACGCCTTTGCCGCCCGCGACAACGTGGCGGTGCGCGGAGCGCTGGAAGCAGCGGCTTTTTTGCCGATGCATTCCACCGATTTTTACCGCCTGTCACGCGGTCAGCTTGGCGCGGCGGCGGCGCTGACAGATGGCCTGACGCTGGATCACAGCGCCGATACCCAAACCTACCGCGCCCTTTACCGCGCTGCCGAGGACACCTGGAGCGAGCGGCTGCACTGGAGCGAGGCGCAACTGCTGACCCACCTGCACTCGCCCGACGTGCAGATCAGCGTGCTCAGGCGCGGCGGCAAGGCGCTCGGCTTTGCCGAAACCGAACTCGACGGCGACCTCGCCCGCATGACTTACCTCGCCGTTCATCCCGCCGAGCGCGGACAGGGCCACGGCAAAACCCTGCTGATGCACGCCGCGAAGCGGGCTTTTGAGCGCCCCGAAGTGCGGGCGGTGCAGGTGCGTGCCCACGACCACGAAGGGCCAGCCCGCACTTTGTACACCCGCGCCGGATTCCTGCACTCCCGCAGCGTGGTGACGTATTTGCTGGAACCGGAAGGTGAGGAAGCCTAG